A window of the Henckelia pumila isolate YLH828 chromosome 3, ASM3356847v2, whole genome shotgun sequence genome harbors these coding sequences:
- the LOC140888259 gene encoding uncharacterized protein, producing MSSRDSGTFPSDTKKNPNNQVKAVELRSGKRVEPERQEAKDPEVTIPEKTAGKSSTSTQPLTSQNNFVIPPPFPAALKKAKLDSQFSKFLEVFQKLNINIPFADALMQMTSNAKFLKEILSNKRKMEENVMISLTENCSALVQNKIPPKKKDPGSFSIPCMINDVSFHKALCDLGASINLMSYFVFRKLSLGETKPTRMLSQLANRSLKYPRGIIEYLLVDKFIFPVDFVVLDMEEDLDMPLILGRPFLATGKALIDVQKGEILLRVGEEKISFDVFNALKSSQYNEE from the coding sequence ATGTCCAGTAGAGATTCGGGTACTTTTCCAAGCGACACGAAGAAGAATCCAAATAATCAGGTCAAGGCAGTTGAATTGAGAAGTGGGAAGCGAGTAGAACCTGAGAGACAAGAAGCGAAAGATCCAGAAGTTACTATACCGGAGAAAACTGCAGGTAAGTCTTCTACTTCTACACAACCACTCacatcacaaaataattttgttaTTCCACCACCTTTTCCTGCAGCTCTCAAGAAAGCCAAGCTAGACTCCCAGTTTTCAAAATTTCTAGAGGTATTCCAGAAATTGAATATCAACATTCCTTTTGCCGACGCACTGATGCAAATGACCAGCAATGCTAAGTTCTTGAAGGAGATTCTCTCCAACAAGAGGAAAATGGAGGAGAATGTCATGATCAGTTTAACAGAAAATTGCTCTGCACTGGTACAGAACAAGATCCCACCAAAGAAAAAAGACccagggagtttctctatcccttgCATGATTAATGATGTGTCTTTTCATAAAGCTTTGTGTGATTTAGGTGCTAGCATAAATCTAATGTCATATTTTGTTTTTAGAAAACTAAGTTTGGGAGAGACGAAACCCACCAGGATGTTGTCGCAATTGGCTAACAGATCTCTAAAGTATCCAAGAGGGATAATAGAATATTTACTGGTagacaaattcatcttcccgGTGGATTTTGTGGTACTTGACATGGAAGAAGATTTGGACATGCCTCTTATTCTAGGCAGACCTTTCCTGGCAACAGGAAAAGCACTCATAGATGTCCAAAAGGGAGAAATACTGTTGAGAGTGGGAGAGGAGAAAATTTCTTTTGATGTGTTTAATGCGCTTAAAAGTTCACAATATAATGAAGAATGA